Proteins encoded together in one Quercus lobata isolate SW786 chromosome 3, ValleyOak3.0 Primary Assembly, whole genome shotgun sequence window:
- the LOC115981662 gene encoding uncharacterized protein LOC115981662 gives MNSDHIMLNENLIEKNHDIQNQKLGVFDILKEALIITFKNFNFIIIILLTSLPLFGFMVYYESFLQGTLVETYDILKQSPGYSGWPVPNFIYNKMTKHVFYELLQLGFLYLVPLHLLELCTVIVTVDLSSKIHAQEIPMTLKEMIHKPICGVRLRGTFITSIYVLYISTCTLLGLIWLVTYYFILENSIIEVFFAGFYGAVFLVLLEKYLEWSAMWNMSIVISVWEGIYGGEALALSAYFCKGSKGRGVLLMFVFFVWGLGLRLPCLLFGCYLGGIGIVAQISLFCLGNVLKWVVCMVYFYDCKKRTLEKKFGEEVERDAELAA, from the coding sequence ATGAACAGCGATCATATTATGCTGAACGAGAATCTGATTGAGAAGAATCATGATATCCAAAACCAGAAGCTGGGGGTCTTTGATATTCTCAAAGAAGCTCTAATAATCACTTTCAAGAACTTcaacttcatcatcatcatcttgcTGACTTCACTCCCTCTTTTTGGCTTCATGGTTTACTATGAAAGTTTCCTTCAAGGGACTCTGGTTGAAACCTATGATATCCTAAAGCAAAGTCCTGGTTACTCAGGTTGGCCTGTACCTAACTTCATATACAACAAGATGactaaacatgttttttatgaATTGCTTCAACTTGGTTTCCTTTATCTGGTGCCACTTCATCTCCTTGAGCTTTGCACTGTGATTGTGACTGTTGATTTGTCATCAAAGATACATGCACAAGAGATACCAATGACTCTCAAGGAGATGATACATAAACCCATTTGTGGAGTAAGATTGAGAGGCACTTTTATCACATCCATATATGTTCTCTACATATCAACTTGTACTTTACTTGGATTGATatggttagtcacatattattttattttggaaaattctATTATTGAAGTGTTCTTTGCAGGGTTTTATGGGGCTGTTTTTCTAGTACTACTAGAAAAATACTTAGAATGGAGTGCTATGTGGAATATGAGTATTGTTATTTCAGTGTGGGAGGGGATATATGGGGGTGAAGCATTGGCTCTTTCTGCTTATTTTTGTAAAGGTAGTAAGGGGCGTGGAGTGCttttaatgtttgttttctttgtttggggACTGGGTTTAAGGTTGCCATGCCTCTTATTTGGATGCTATCTAGGAGGAATAGGAATTGTTGCACAAATTAGCTTGTTCTGCTTGGGGAATGTGCTGAAATGGGTAGTCTGCATGGTATATTTCTATGATTGCAAGAAGCGAACTTTAGAGAAGAAATTTGGTGAGGAAGTAGAACGAGATGCTGAACTTGCTGCATAA